A single genomic interval of Lacrimispora sphenoides JCM 1415 harbors:
- a CDS encoding carbohydrate ABC transporter permease, whose protein sequence is MQKSMKRYFPIFVLPTLAAFTVAFLYPFIIGIYLSFTEFTTVKDASWVGISNYKKIFMDRNFINALVFTVKFTIVSVVSINTLGFLLAYVLTRGIKGTNLFRTVFFMPNLIGGIVLGYVWQLLLNGILARFGVTLSFNAKYGFWGLVILMNWQLIGYMMIIYIAGLQNVPGELIEAARIDGATGFQILKRIMIPMVMPSFTICLFLTLTNSFKLFDQNLALTAGGPGRQTSMLALDIYNTFYGRVGWEGVGQAKATVFFLMVAVISLTQLSLTRRKEVEN, encoded by the coding sequence ATGCAAAAGTCAATGAAACGGTACTTTCCAATATTTGTTCTGCCCACACTGGCTGCATTTACCGTTGCATTCCTGTACCCGTTTATCATAGGTATTTATTTATCCTTTACGGAATTCACCACAGTAAAGGATGCCTCATGGGTGGGGATTTCAAATTATAAAAAGATATTTATGGACCGGAATTTTATCAATGCACTGGTATTTACCGTGAAGTTTACCATTGTGTCGGTAGTGAGCATCAATACCCTGGGGTTTTTACTGGCCTATGTCCTCACAAGAGGAATTAAAGGGACCAACCTGTTCCGGACCGTATTTTTCATGCCAAACTTAATCGGCGGCATTGTGTTAGGTTATGTCTGGCAGCTTCTGTTAAATGGTATTCTTGCAAGATTTGGGGTTACCCTCTCTTTTAACGCCAAGTACGGCTTTTGGGGTCTGGTGATCCTGATGAACTGGCAGCTGATCGGATATATGATGATTATTTACATTGCCGGGCTTCAAAATGTTCCTGGAGAACTGATTGAGGCGGCAAGGATCGACGGAGCGACCGGATTCCAGATCTTAAAGCGCATCATGATCCCTATGGTTATGCCGTCCTTTACCATCTGTTTGTTTCTGACCCTGACAAATTCCTTTAAGCTGTTTGACCAGAACCTCGCACTGACCGCAGGCGGACCGGGAAGGCAGACCAGCATGCTGGCCCTTGATATTTACAATACCTTCTACGGCAGAGTGGGTTGGGAAGGGGTGGGCCAGGCAAAGGCTACGGTGTTCTTTCTTATGGTTGCGGTCATATCCCTGACCCAGCTTTCATTAACGCGTCGTAAGGAGGTGGAGAACTGA
- a CDS encoding mechanosensitive ion channel family protein: protein MIFYMVSSVLPGESLADLQQEVQENLNQLRPNVVLETLKSWAPGLIAFGIKLLIALLIFFVGSRIIKFLNHMLNRSFKRVDMEVSLRKFLLSVLNATMYCLLAFIVAGQIGVNSASIVALLGSASIAVGLAVQGSLANFAGGVLILLMKPFRVGDYIVSRDGEGTVRTIGLVYTVLNTGDNKQVVIPNGTLSNSPLTNVTAMDKRRLDVLVGIGYHSDLKKAKEVLDCIFRNQNGILKEEPIDIFVSDLTENAVTIGGRGWTSLDDYWPARWEILEKVKLEFEAAGIEIPYSRMEVQVENRHS from the coding sequence ATGATATTCTATATGGTTTCCAGTGTACTTCCGGGAGAGTCCCTGGCGGATTTACAACAGGAGGTACAGGAAAACTTAAACCAGTTAAGGCCCAATGTCGTACTGGAAACCTTAAAGAGCTGGGCTCCGGGGCTGATTGCATTCGGGATAAAGCTTCTCATTGCTCTGTTGATTTTTTTCGTTGGCTCCAGGATCATTAAGTTCCTCAATCATATGCTGAACCGCTCTTTTAAGAGAGTGGATATGGAGGTAAGCTTAAGAAAGTTCCTGCTGTCTGTTTTAAACGCCACCATGTACTGTCTGCTTGCTTTTATCGTAGCAGGGCAGATAGGAGTGAATTCGGCTTCCATCGTGGCTTTGCTGGGGTCTGCAAGTATTGCTGTAGGTCTGGCAGTCCAGGGAAGCCTGGCTAATTTTGCAGGCGGGGTGCTGATCCTTCTTATGAAGCCGTTCCGTGTAGGGGATTATATCGTATCCAGGGATGGGGAAGGCACAGTCCGTACCATTGGACTTGTGTACACGGTTTTAAACACAGGAGATAATAAGCAGGTGGTCATTCCCAACGGGACCCTGTCCAATTCTCCCCTTACCAATGTGACAGCCATGGATAAGAGGCGGCTGGATGTCCTGGTGGGGATCGGATATCATTCGGATTTAAAGAAGGCCAAGGAAGTTTTGGATTGCATTTTTCGTAATCAGAATGGGATACTAAAAGAGGAACCCATAGATATTTTCGTCAGCGACTTAACAGAAAATGCCGTTACCATCGGAGGGCGGGGCTGGACCTCCTTAGATGATTACTGGCCGGCCAGATGGGAAATCCTTGAAAAGGTAAAGCTTGAATTTGAAGCGGCAGGGATTGAGATTCCCTATAGCCGGATGGAGGTGCAGGTAGAAAACCGCCATTCCTGA
- the malQ gene encoding 4-alpha-glucanotransferase, with protein MRECGMLLPVASLPSKYGIGAFSKEAYEFIDLLKKAGQHYWQILPLGPTGYGDSPYQSFSAFAGNPYFIDLDELAAEGLLTIAECEAVDFGDDPRDIDYEKMYYNRFPLLRKAYGRWKEQGHTPDEPERHLGEETAGYCFYMAVKDHFKGKSWISWDEDIRLRKEEAVSRYEKELSDEIGFYGFLQMKFEEQWSRLKSYAGEQGIRIIGDIPIYVAFDSADSWFHTELFQFDETCEPVAVAGCPPDGFSATGQLWGNPLYRWDYHGKTGYEWWMKRMEYSFRLYDVVRVDHFRGFDEYYSIPAGSENAVHGTWEKGPGIDIFNKMRERFGTLDIIAEDLGFLTPSVLKLVKDTGFPGMKVLEFAFDSREESDYLPHNYTQNCVVYTGTHDNNTIRGWYEELSQEDRQLSIDYMNNGRTPGEEIHWDFVRLALASVAKLAVVPVQDYLGLGAEARINVPSTLGKNWRWRMVSGEITEEIVEKCRKIARLYGRA; from the coding sequence ATGCGGGAATGTGGTATGTTGCTCCCAGTTGCAAGCCTTCCGTCAAAATACGGGATCGGGGCATTTTCAAAAGAGGCATATGAATTTATAGATTTATTAAAAAAAGCAGGTCAGCATTACTGGCAGATACTCCCGCTGGGGCCCACCGGTTATGGGGACTCTCCTTACCAGTCATTCTCCGCATTTGCGGGAAATCCGTACTTTATTGATTTAGATGAACTGGCTGCAGAGGGACTGCTTACCATAGCGGAATGCGAAGCCGTGGACTTTGGGGATGATCCGAGAGATATTGACTATGAGAAAATGTATTATAACCGTTTTCCCTTGTTGAGAAAGGCTTATGGACGGTGGAAGGAGCAGGGACATACGCCAGATGAGCCTGAGAGACATCTTGGAGAGGAAACGGCCGGTTACTGCTTTTACATGGCGGTTAAAGATCATTTTAAAGGAAAGAGCTGGATCTCTTGGGATGAAGATATCCGTCTTAGAAAGGAAGAGGCAGTTTCCCGGTATGAAAAGGAACTGTCAGATGAGATTGGATTTTATGGCTTCCTTCAGATGAAATTTGAAGAACAGTGGAGCCGGTTAAAGTCCTATGCAGGAGAACAGGGGATCAGGATCATCGGTGACATCCCCATATATGTGGCATTTGACAGTGCGGATTCCTGGTTTCATACGGAACTGTTCCAGTTTGATGAAACCTGCGAACCTGTTGCGGTAGCAGGCTGTCCGCCAGACGGATTTTCCGCCACTGGACAGTTATGGGGAAATCCCCTTTACCGCTGGGATTACCATGGAAAAACAGGTTACGAATGGTGGATGAAGCGAATGGAATACAGCTTCCGCCTTTACGATGTGGTGAGGGTAGATCATTTCCGGGGCTTTGATGAGTATTATTCCATTCCGGCGGGAAGCGAGAATGCCGTTCACGGTACCTGGGAAAAAGGACCTGGAATTGATATTTTCAATAAGATGCGGGAACGATTTGGGACACTGGATATCATAGCGGAAGACCTTGGCTTTTTGACTCCATCGGTTTTAAAGCTGGTTAAGGATACGGGCTTCCCAGGTATGAAGGTGCTGGAGTTTGCGTTTGATTCCAGAGAAGAAAGCGATTATCTGCCTCATAACTACACACAGAACTGCGTGGTATATACGGGAACCCATGATAATAATACAATCAGGGGCTGGTATGAAGAATTGTCCCAGGAGGACCGCCAGCTTTCCATTGACTATATGAATAACGGAAGAACGCCGGGAGAAGAGATCCATTGGGATTTTGTCCGTCTGGCTCTGGCAAGTGTGGCTAAGCTGGCGGTGGTTCCGGTGCAGGATTATCTGGGTCTTGGTGCGGAGGCCAGGATCAATGTGCCTTCCACCCTGGGGAAAAACTGGAGATGGCGTATGGTTTCCGGGGAAATAACAGAAGAGATTGTGGAAAAATGCAGAAAAATTGCCAGGCTATACGGCAGGGCGTGA
- a CDS encoding carbohydrate ABC transporter permease, producing MSRKRRNIEAQQMEVGKTTGAFLTAVLSVLSLTFLFPIVLVFMNSFKSKLFISDAPFQLPKTGTYVGLTNYVEGIRKTGLFPAFGRSLFITVASVAAIILFTSMTAWFLTRVKSVFTNILYYVFVFAMIVPFQMVMFTMSKTANDLYLNSMYGLVLLYLGFGAGQAVFLFCGFVKAIPLEIEEAAMIDGCSPIQTYFHVVFPMLRPTAVTVAILNAMWIWNDYLLPSLILPQEKGTIPMVIQNLKGGYGSIDMGAMMAMLVLAIFPIIVFYLSCQKYIIKGVAAGAVKG from the coding sequence ATGAGCAGAAAGAGAAGAAATATAGAAGCTCAGCAAATGGAAGTGGGAAAAACCACGGGAGCGTTTTTAACGGCTGTATTATCAGTCCTTTCCCTGACATTTTTATTTCCGATTGTCTTAGTTTTCATGAACTCCTTTAAGAGCAAGCTGTTTATCAGCGATGCGCCGTTTCAGCTTCCTAAGACGGGAACCTATGTAGGGCTTACCAATTATGTGGAAGGCATACGGAAAACAGGGCTGTTCCCGGCTTTTGGCAGATCCTTGTTTATTACGGTAGCTTCTGTGGCAGCGATTATCCTGTTCACCTCCATGACAGCCTGGTTTTTAACCAGAGTGAAATCCGTATTTACGAACATCTTATATTACGTTTTTGTATTTGCTATGATCGTGCCGTTCCAGATGGTCATGTTCACCATGTCAAAGACAGCAAATGACTTATATTTAAACTCCATGTACGGCCTTGTGCTTCTTTACCTGGGCTTTGGCGCCGGGCAGGCAGTATTTTTATTCTGCGGTTTTGTTAAGGCCATTCCTCTTGAAATCGAAGAAGCGGCTATGATCGACGGCTGTTCCCCCATTCAGACTTATTTTCATGTGGTATTCCCCATGTTAAGGCCTACGGCAGTAACCGTCGCCATCTTAAATGCCATGTGGATTTGGAACGATTATTTACTTCCAAGCTTGATTCTTCCCCAGGAAAAAGGTACAATACCAATGGTTATTCAGAACTTAAAAGGCGGATATGGTTCCATTGATATGGGAGCTATGATGGCAATGCTGGTTCTGGCGATTTTTCCTATCATTGTATTTTATTTAAGTTGTCAGAAATATATCATAAAGGGCGTAGCTGCAGGTGCGGTAAAAGGCTAG
- a CDS encoding ABC transporter substrate-binding protein has protein sequence MKLKKLAVLTLAAAMAAGTLVGCASNKKTETSGAEQNTQAAETTAAKADDTAEAKGQIYYLNFKPEVADTWVELAGKYTEETGVPMKVQTAAAGTYEQTLKSEVAKKEPPTLFQINGPIGYKSWAKYCKDLKDSTIYGHLVDKDMAVKDGDGVYGIPYVVEGYGIIYNDAIMKKYFALDGAKAKSIEEINTFDSLKAVVEDMQARKADLGIEGVFASTSFAPGEDWRWQTHLANLPVYYEYKDDSVSDKDALDFKYADNYKNIFDLYIHNSCTDPKMVGAKTVEDSMAEFALGKVAMVQNGNWGWGQVSGVDGNTVKEEDVKFLPIYTGVNGEEKQGLCIGTENFFSINSQAKEEDQQASLDFLEWLFTSDTGKDYVTNKLGFIAPFDSFTADEKPTDPLAKEIDRYMNNKDLYSVSWNFTSFPSQTFKDNFGASLLEYAQGGKDWKAVVDDMKADWANEKAMTK, from the coding sequence ATGAAACTAAAAAAACTGGCAGTACTTACTCTGGCTGCGGCAATGGCAGCTGGAACACTGGTAGGCTGTGCTTCCAACAAGAAAACGGAGACATCAGGGGCAGAGCAGAACACTCAGGCAGCGGAAACCACTGCAGCAAAGGCTGATGATACGGCAGAGGCCAAAGGGCAGATCTATTATCTGAATTTTAAGCCAGAAGTTGCAGACACATGGGTGGAGCTTGCCGGCAAGTATACAGAGGAAACCGGTGTGCCTATGAAGGTGCAGACCGCGGCAGCAGGTACCTATGAGCAGACCTTAAAATCTGAGGTAGCTAAGAAGGAACCGCCTACACTGTTTCAGATCAACGGTCCTATCGGGTATAAGTCCTGGGCAAAATATTGCAAGGATTTAAAGGATTCCACAATCTACGGACATCTGGTTGATAAGGATATGGCTGTAAAGGACGGAGATGGAGTTTACGGCATTCCTTACGTAGTGGAAGGCTATGGAATTATTTATAATGATGCCATCATGAAGAAGTATTTTGCTCTTGACGGCGCAAAGGCAAAATCCATAGAAGAGATCAATACCTTTGATTCTCTCAAAGCAGTTGTAGAAGATATGCAGGCAAGAAAGGCAGACCTTGGAATCGAAGGCGTGTTTGCTTCCACTTCCTTTGCTCCTGGCGAAGACTGGAGATGGCAGACCCACCTGGCAAACCTTCCGGTTTATTATGAATATAAGGATGACAGCGTATCCGACAAAGATGCCCTTGACTTTAAGTATGCAGACAACTACAAAAACATTTTTGACTTATACATTCACAACTCCTGTACGGATCCAAAGATGGTAGGCGCAAAGACTGTTGAGGATTCCATGGCAGAATTTGCTCTTGGCAAGGTTGCCATGGTCCAGAACGGAAACTGGGGCTGGGGACAGGTGTCCGGCGTTGACGGAAACACAGTTAAGGAAGAAGATGTGAAATTCCTTCCTATTTACACCGGAGTAAACGGTGAGGAAAAGCAGGGACTTTGCATTGGAACAGAAAACTTCTTCTCCATCAACAGCCAGGCAAAGGAAGAGGATCAGCAGGCATCTCTTGACTTCCTGGAGTGGCTCTTCACTTCTGATACAGGTAAAGATTATGTAACCAACAAGCTGGGCTTTATCGCTCCTTTTGATTCCTTTACAGCAGATGAAAAACCAACCGATCCTCTGGCAAAAGAGATCGACCGCTATATGAACAACAAGGACTTATATTCTGTGTCCTGGAACTTTACCTCCTTCCCAAGCCAGACCTTTAAGGATAACTTCGGAGCATCCCTTCTTGAGTACGCTCAGGGCGGCAAAGACTGGAAGGCAGTAGTCGATGACATGAAGGCCGATTGGGCTAACGAAAAAGCTATGACAAAATAA
- a CDS encoding SIMPL domain-containing protein — protein sequence MRKMNKPLAAALVAAAVLSMTACAQTGTASVPGANVTTISNKDTNTIQVSSTEGVKVVPDMAQVNFAVLSQAADPKTCQEKNSGDTSNVIEFLKKSGIDEKSIQTSSYGLEPMYDWNNSGQQITGYQMRTSITVSDLPIDQVGTMLSSSVEAGINCIDSVNYLSSKYDENYRDALKKAVEAAKVKAEAIAAASGVTLDGIAHIEEMNSYPNIRYSTSVAKEDAAAGAKSVVVEPGQIGVEAQVTVTYRVK from the coding sequence ATGAGAAAAATGAATAAGCCGCTGGCTGCCGCTCTTGTTGCCGCAGCCGTGCTGAGTATGACTGCATGTGCCCAGACAGGGACCGCTTCCGTACCGGGAGCCAACGTAACTACCATTAGCAACAAGGATACCAATACCATACAGGTAAGCAGCACAGAGGGAGTAAAAGTTGTTCCCGATATGGCACAGGTCAATTTTGCAGTGCTCTCTCAGGCCGCGGATCCCAAGACCTGCCAGGAGAAAAACAGCGGGGATACAAGCAATGTCATTGAATTTTTGAAAAAATCCGGCATTGATGAAAAATCCATTCAGACCTCCAGCTACGGACTTGAGCCGATGTATGACTGGAATAATTCCGGCCAGCAGATCACCGGATATCAGATGCGCACTAGCATCACCGTTTCTGACCTTCCCATTGACCAGGTGGGTACCATGCTTTCTTCCAGCGTAGAAGCAGGCATTAACTGCATTGACAGCGTAAACTATCTTTCCAGCAAATACGATGAAAACTATAGGGATGCCCTTAAAAAGGCTGTTGAAGCCGCTAAAGTCAAAGCAGAGGCAATTGCTGCCGCCAGCGGAGTCACCCTGGATGGAATCGCTCACATCGAAGAGATGAATTCCTACCCGAATATCCGCTACTCCACATCTGTGGCAAAAGAAGATGCCGCAGCCGGAGCCAAATCCGTGGTTGTGGAACCAGGACAGATCGGAGTGGAAGCCCAGGTAACTGTGACCTACCGGGTAAAATAA